In Planctomycetia bacterium, one DNA window encodes the following:
- a CDS encoding dihydrofolate reductase — translation MKLAIIVAMTPQGLIGRGGALPWHDPADLAHFKRTTTGHAVIMGRKTFESIGKPLPNRRNLVLTRDAAWATRIRQQFHAPSTLPHDNERAGIVDATLETADSLDAAVEVCHRRGEKTAFVIGGAQTYAAALPRADELIVTWMHRPDAVGDTFFPEWNKTDWIATPVANDAGLDLVRYARRGG, via the coding sequence ATGAAACTCGCCATCATCGTCGCCATGACGCCGCAGGGCCTGATCGGTCGCGGCGGCGCCCTGCCCTGGCACGATCCGGCCGACCTGGCGCATTTCAAGCGCACCACCACCGGTCATGCCGTCATCATGGGCCGTAAGACGTTTGAATCGATCGGCAAACCGCTCCCGAATCGCCGAAACCTCGTGCTGACGCGCGACGCGGCGTGGGCAACTCGTATTCGCCAACAATTCCACGCGCCTTCCACCTTGCCGCACGACAACGAGCGCGCCGGCATCGTCGACGCAACACTTGAGACGGCGGATTCGCTTGATGCGGCCGTTGAGGTATGCCACCGGCGCGGCGAAAAAACCGCGTTCGTCATCGGCGGCGCGCAGACCTACGCCGCTGCCCTGCCGCGCGCGGACGAACTGATCGTCACGTGGATGCATCGCCCGGATGCCGTGGGCGACACGTTTTTTCCCGAGTGGAACAAGACCGATTGGATCGCGACACCCGTCGCGAACGACGCGGGG
- the thyA gene encoding thymidylate synthase — MSTHADVVYLDLVKRVMDEGVFKPSRTGVDTISLFSAHYQLDLAAGFPLLTTKKMNWNAVLRELLWYLSGENHIRNLRQHTKIWDDWADADGNLDTAYGYYWRHFPSAEKDADGQWRVREVDQIRYVIDALKQNPESRRLVVSAWEPGNAIRSKLPPCHYTFAFHAANGRLNCHLCQRSGDLALGIPFNMAAYAALTQMIAQEVGMQAGRFAHTIVDAHIYVAKPGAATQDHDHLEGLKQQLTREPYPLPKLLIAPKPFDELRFEDFELVGYRCHDPIRFKVAV, encoded by the coding sequence ATGTCCACGCACGCCGATGTGGTGTACCTCGATCTTGTGAAGCGCGTCATGGACGAAGGCGTGTTCAAGCCTTCGCGCACCGGCGTCGACACGATCAGCCTCTTCTCGGCGCACTATCAGCTCGATCTCGCCGCCGGCTTTCCCCTGTTGACGACCAAGAAGATGAACTGGAACGCCGTCCTGCGTGAGTTGCTTTGGTATCTCTCCGGCGAGAATCACATTCGCAATCTCCGGCAGCACACGAAAATCTGGGACGACTGGGCCGACGCCGACGGGAACCTCGATACGGCCTACGGCTACTACTGGCGGCACTTCCCCAGCGCCGAGAAGGACGCAGACGGTCAGTGGCGCGTGCGCGAGGTCGATCAGATCCGCTACGTGATCGACGCGCTGAAGCAAAACCCCGAAAGCCGACGGCTCGTGGTCTCGGCGTGGGAACCGGGCAACGCGATCCGCAGCAAGCTGCCGCCCTGTCATTACACCTTCGCCTTTCACGCGGCCAACGGGCGATTGAATTGTCACCTCTGCCAGCGGTCAGGCGACCTGGCCCTCGGCATCCCCTTCAACATGGCGGCCTACGCCGCACTCACGCAGATGATCGCGCAGGAAGTCGGCATGCAGGCCGGCCGCTTTGCGCATACGATTGTCGACGCGCACATTTACGTGGCCAAACCCGGCGCGGCGACGCAGGACCACGACCACCTGGAGGGATTGAAACAGCAACTGACGCGCGAGCCGTATCCGCTGCCCAAGCTGCTGATCGCGCCGAAGCCGTTTGATGAGCTGCGCTTTGAGGATTTCGAACTGGTCGGCTATCGATGCCACGATCCGATTCGATTCAAGGTGGCGGTGTGA